One window of the Saccopteryx bilineata isolate mSacBil1 chromosome 2, mSacBil1_pri_phased_curated, whole genome shotgun sequence genome contains the following:
- the NMNAT2 gene encoding nicotinamide/nicotinic acid mononucleotide adenylyltransferase 2 produces MTETTKTHVILLACGSFNPITKGHIQMFERARDYLHKTGRFIVIGGIVSPVHDSYGKQGLVSSRHRLIMCQLAVQNSDWIRVDPWECYQDTWQTTCSVLEHHRDLMKRVTGCILSNVNTPSMTPVIGQPQNETPQPIYQNNNTPAKPTAAKILGKVGESLSRICCVRPPVERFTFVDENANLGTVMRYEEIELRILLLCGSDLLESFCIPGLWNEADMEVIVGDFGIVVVPRDAADTDRIMNHSSILRKYRNNILVVKDDINHPMSVVSSTKSRLALQHGDGHVVDYLSQPVIDYILKSQLYINASG; encoded by the exons AAAGAGCCAGAGATTACCTGCACAAAACTGGAAGGTTTATTGTAATCGGTGGGATTGTCTCCCCTGTCCACGACTCCTATGGAAAACAG GGCCTTGTGTCAAGCCGGCATCGCCTCATCATGTGTCAGCTGGCCGTCCAGAATTCCGACTGGATCAG GGTGGATCCATGGGAGTGTTATCAGGACACCTGGCAGACGACCTGCAGTGTGTTGGAGCACCATCGGGACCTCATGAAG cGGGTGACTGGCTGCATCCTCTCCAATGTCAACACGCCCTCCATGACTCCTGTGATTGGACAACCCCAAAATGAGACCCCCCAGCCTATTTACCAGAACAACAACACGCCCGCCAAGCCTACTGCAG CCAAGATCTtggggaaggtgggagaaagcctAAGCCGGATCTGCTGTGTCCGCCCGCCCGTGGAGCGCTTCACCTTTGTGG ACGAGAATGCCAACCTGGGCACGGTGATGCGGTACGAGGAGATTG AGCTGCGGATCCTGCTGCTGTGTGGCAGTGACCTGCTGGAGTCCTTCTGCATCCCGGGGCTCTGGAACGAGGCAGAT atGGAAGTAATTGTTGGGGACTTTGGGATCGTGGTGGTGCCCCGGGACGCAGCCGACACAGACCGAATCATGAATCACTCCTCAATACTCCGCAAATACAGA aACAACATCCTGGTGGTGAAGGATGACATCAATCATCCCATGTCTGTTGTCAGCTCAACCAAGAGCAG GCTGGCCCTGCAGCATGGGGATGGCCACGTCGTGGACTACCTGTCCCAGCCGGTCATCGACTACATTCTCAAGAGCCAGCTGTACATCAACGCCTCGGGCTAG